One genomic region from Vanacampus margaritifer isolate UIUO_Vmar chromosome 2, RoL_Vmar_1.0, whole genome shotgun sequence encodes:
- the ccdc18 gene encoding coiled-coil domain-containing protein 18 isoform X3: MDKQSGLAHVVVHEMESISVKRKMGYTRQENARLAKQDVQLSTDLDATPYELLSSSSQGHLRCSTGWSVNNVSVMNNQILHLETELDTKAKELKAAELRAERCQEEAAHSDIMITTLTEKLNSLREELASKAALAKRAEQQRNQALENAEKLKEAFKEYKATVGIKFQKVMENEIKLKESLVERDREKDDLELKCSALEREKADQSHTISQLKEDVRQAKTSAAEFSDLQAQLEDARRRSSDLRSQLTERSAECRELVSLRKELEDLRTLTKKQEVCLAQSHRAAQQSQAEASSLEAILSLLHLREDAVGPLCVRPCTLPPVDYSTTAQMLKLKPGEGYQHLLQVLRMKEAERTKQCSLVERLQDRVSRAQEEISSLQTSLAQRSTHYQNLQTELMDKTNQATTAEKELKRKSARVAALEKQLQEKTSAFSQAALKNTELDNLLQEKTSTLQHYQTLMNKKQREYHQALEKTKLSQSQRCTEQKHKIDMLQLSVDEAHSRVLEIEQELGFLQREKDEAQAAASQLHTSVQQLTQEKQIEARHNEELLRSLKEQAAESATKVCEFQSSLSTCREELTWHHQQMEDMKKSYECELQRSKDQVFSQQEKLHGVTQMAQSGSEQNLQLQLSLQEQQTMLTESTARIAELEESQSQLQQQVSTLEYQLERARVALHDEVKTRREDNVGKDKDLNNVKEKTTQLSEMLNQVTKDAKKYEVELMSKELELQSLRKDVTVKTSQIGLMDKNLQQTRSLLENKNDLVVDLEEKLHRCEADKYNCVQKFQLLEDQLQTVQQELTETLTQLQLLKDVLQRTQTIADERQVEVEKLSIRFSETQRELEERTHEVLDMDCALKERQGELQQRATLLGQLDVAIREHKQEMEIKVKALEQSLQAKEEELRRAQRDLEETKESHQHRLDTLLHELEKAQCNCKALTSQLDAIKLQEKESDGRLCHAEEELAQKETHWQRSEARLQNMVASLEQELDMEREQHNKEEKLTSKLQQKEMELDQSKTHLEDTKMELDRTKAQASHLQTQLEQSQNKLLQIEIQLESSRNLYENVKAQNNQLQMQLEQLSARSKEARDRSAQLQTQLQTQLQTQLDSSQRTIETSSELLLIKESEVTRLQAKISSLERAAKYHNLAAYNPTGSLHPLIPPQEDSSSSHCLPTAAMSPSFTHKTSLPTQTKTSPPSDAGLELLLQSCSNDLSLDLPPSLKATLKEALSQKPRQSSYSNSVDRSWEGLRSTEPPSSCELSFDPLTYMVGDSSSCSERTIMEEGEDEQVGADNPDERMSSLKGMLRFVNQTLANQEDPSLWSSPGSSQSGRSLQMHNREA, from the exons aTGGATAAACAG TCTGGCTTAGCTCATGTCGTCGTCCATGAGATGGAGTCTATTTCTGTGAAGCGAAAAATGGGTTATACACGCCAAGAAAATGCCCGCCTTGCCAAGCAGGATGTTCAGCTCAGCACTGACCTGGATGCTACACCGTATGAACTCCTATCCTCCAGCTCTCAG ggTCACCTGCGATGTTCCACTGGGTGGTCTGTTAACAATGTATCAGTCATGAATAATCAGATTTTGCATCTTGAAACTGAGTTGGACACCAAAGCCAAAGAACTCAA GGCGGCAGAGCTGAGGGCAGAGCGTTGCCAAGAGGAAGCGGCACACAGTGACATCATGATAACAACTCTGACGGAGAAACTCAACAGTCTCAGAGAAGAGCTGGCCAGCAAGGCTGCTCTGGCCAAAAG AGCGGAGCAACAAAGAAACCAAGCACTCGAAAATGCAGAGAAACTCAAAGAAGCTTTCAAAGAGTACAAGGCCACCGTTGGCATTAAATTTCAAAAg GTGATGGAGaatgaaatcaaattaaaagaGAGCCTGGTTGAACGTGATCGAGAAAAAGACGACTTGGAACTAAAGTGTTCGGCGTTGGAGAGGGAAAAAGCGGATCAGAGTCATACAATTAG CCAGCTAAAGGAGGACGTGAGGCAGGCAAAGACTTCTGCCGCTGAGTTTTCAGACCTCCAGGCCCAGTTGGAGGATGCCAGGCGGCGGAGCTCAGACCTCCGGAGTCAGCTGACGGAGCGCAGTGCCGAATGCAGGGAGCTGGTTTCTCTGCGCAAGGAACTGGAAGACCTGCGCACTCTCACCAAAAAACAGGAGGTGTGTCTGGCCCAGAGCCACAGAGCAGCTCAGCAGAGCCAAGCAGAAGCCTCCAGCCTGGAGGCCATATTATCTCTGCTGCATCTCCGAGAG GATGCTGTAGGACCATTGTGTGTCAGGCCCTGCACCCTGCCCCCAGTGGACTATTCAACAACTGCTCAAATGCTGAAGCTGAAACCTG gcGAAGGTTACCAGCATCTATTACAAGTTCTTCGGATGAAGGAGGCCGAGCGGACTAAGCAATGCAGCCTGGTCGAGAGACTTCAGGACCGCGTAAGCCGAGCCCAGGAGGAGATTTCGTCTCTGCAGACCTCCTTGGCCCAAAGATCTACTCACTACCAGAACCTCCAGACGGAGCTGATGGACAAAACCAACCAAGCCACGACTGCAGAGAAAGAA CTAAAGAGGAAGAGCGCTCGAGTTGCTGCGCTGGAAAAACAGTTACAGGAGAAAACGTCCGCTTTCAGTCAGGCTGCATTGAAGAATACCGAGCTAGATAACCTGCTGCAG GAGAAGACCAGCACTCTTCAGCACTACCAAACACtgatgaacaaaaaacaaagagagtACCATCAAGCTTTGGAGAAGACTAAACTATCACAAAGTCAGCGATGCACCGAGCAGAAGCACAAAATAGACATG CTGCAGCTCTCTGTGGACGAAGCTCATTCTCGGGTGTTAGAGATAGAGCAGGAGCTGGGTTTCCTCCAGAGAGAAAAAGATGAGGCGCAGGCTGCGGCTTCACAACTGCACACCTCCGTACAACAACTCACTCAG GAGAAGCAGATTGAAGCGAGACACAATGAGGAGTTACTCCGGAGTTTAAAAGAGCAGGCAGCCGAGTCTGCCACCAAG GTGTGTGAGTTTCAGTCGTCTCTGTCAACCTGCCGAGAGGAGCTGACGTGGCATCATCAGCAGATGGAGGACATGAAAAAGAGCTATGAGTGCGAGCTGCAGAGATCCAAAGACCAG gtGTTTTCACAGCAGGAAAAGCTTCACGGTGTCACTCAGATGGCTCAGAGCGGCAGTGAGCAAAACCTGCAGCTTCAACTTTCTCTGCAGGAGCAGCAGACAATGCTGACTGAGAGCACGGCCCGCATCGCTGAACTGGAGGAGAGCCAGAGTCAGCTGCAGCAACAG GTGTCCACGCTGGAATATCAGCTGGAGCGAGCTCGAGTGGCTCTCCATGATGAGGTGAAGACCAGACGGGAAGACAATGTGGGGAAGGACAAGGACTTAAATAACGTGAAGGAAAAGACCACTCAACTGTCTGAGATGCTCAA CCAAGTGACAAAAGATGCGAAAAAGTACGAAGTGGAGCTTATGTCTAAAGAGTTGGAGCTGCAGAGTCTGCGGAAGGACGTCACCGTCAAGACAAGTCAGATCGGCCTCATGGACAAGAACCTGCAGCAAACGAGGAGCCTGCTTGAAAACAAGAATGACTTGG TCGTAGACCTGGAGGAGAAGCTCCATCGCTGCGAGGCAGACAAGTACAACTGCGTCCAGAAGTTCCAGCTCCTCGAGGACCAGCTGCAGACGGTCCAGCAGGAGCTGACCGAGACTCTGACGCAGCTCCAGTTGCTTAAAGACGTCCTGCAGAGGACCCAAACCATCGCTGACGAGCGGCAAGTGGAGGTTGAAAAACTGAGCATACGTTTTAG CGAGACCCAGAGGGAGTTGGAAGAGAGAACTCATGAGGTTTTAGACATGGACTGTGCACTGAAGGAAAGACAGGGGGAGCTCCAGCAGAGAGCAACACTG CTGGGCCAACTGGATGTGGCCATTCGGGAGCACAAGCAGGAGATGGAGATCAAGGTGAAGGCGCTGGAGCAAAGTCTGCAGGCCAAAGAGGAAGAGCTGAGACGCGCACAGAGGGACCTCGAGGAAACAAAG GAATCCCATCAGCATAGACTTGACACATTACTGCACGAACTTGAGAAAGCCCAGTGTAACTGTAAAGCGCTCACATCACAACTAGATGCCATCAAGCTGCAGGAGAAGGAGTCG GACGGGAGGCTGTGCCATGCAGAGGAGGAGCTGGCTCAGAAGGAGACGCACTGGCAACGGTCCGAGGCCAGGCTGCAGAACATGGTCGCTTCTTTGGAGCAGGAGCTGGATATGGAGCGGGAGCAACACAACAAGGAG GAGAAGCTCACCTCTAAACTCCAGCAGAAGGAGATGGAGCTGGACCAAAGCAAAACCCATCTGGAAGACACTAAGATGGAGTTGGACCGCACCAAGGCCCAAGCCAGTCATCTCCAGACTCAGTTAGAGCAGAGCCAGAACAAGCTCCTGCAGATCGAGATTCAGCTGGAAAGCAGCCGGAATTTGTACGAGAACGTCAAGGCTCAGAACAATCAACTCCAAATGCAGCTGGAGCAGCTTAGCGCCCGGTCCAAAGAAGCCAGAGACCGCTCTGCTCAGCTCCAGACTCAGCTCCAGACTCAGCTCCAGACTCAGCTTGACTCTTCTCAAAGGACCATTGAGACCTCCAGTGAGTTGCTGCTCATCAAG GAGTCTGAGGTGACTCGTCTCCAAGCCAAGATCTCCAGTCTGGAGCGAGCAGCGAAATATCACAATCTAGCTGCGTACAATCCCACCGGCTCCCTCCATCCGCTCATACCCCCCCAAGAGGACTCCTCGTCCTCTCACTGTCTTCCAACAGCCGCCATGTCTCCATCATTCACTCACAAGACTTCCCTTCCCACCCAAACCAAAACCTCACCCCCATCTGATGCGGGCCTTGAGCTTCTGCTCCAGAGCTGTAGCAACGACCTTTCCCTTGATCTCCCGCCGAGCCTCAAGGCTACGCTCAAGGAGGCGCTGAGCCAGAAGCCACGGCAGTCGTCCTACTCCAACTCGGTAGACCGCAGCTGGGAAGGACTCAGAAGCACTGAGCCGCCATCGAGTTGCGAGCTCTCCTTCGACCCCCTCACCTACATGGTGGGAGACAGCAGTTCCTGCTCGGAGCGTACTATTATGGAGGAGGGAGAGGATGAGCAGGTCGGGGCGGACAACCCGGACGAACGCATGAGCTCATTGAAGGGAATGTTGCGGTTCGTCAATCAGACTTTAGCCAATCAGGAGGATCCGTCCTTGTGGAGCTCCCCGGGATCATCGCAGAGCGGACGCAGCCTCCAG
- the ccdc18 gene encoding coiled-coil domain-containing protein 18 isoform X1 codes for MDKQSGLAHVVVHEMESISVKRKMGYTRQENARLAKQDVQLSTDLDATPYELLSSSSQGHLRCSTGWSVNNVSVMNNQILHLETELDTKAKELKAAELRAERCQEEAAHSDIMITTLTEKLNSLREELASKAALAKRAEQQRNQALENAEKLKEAFKEYKATVGIKFQKVMENEIKLKESLVERDREKDDLELKCSALEREKADQSHTISQLKEDVRQAKTSAAEFSDLQAQLEDARRRSSDLRSQLTERSAECRELVSLRKELEDLRTLTKKQEVCLAQSHRAAQQSQAEASSLEAILSLLHLREDAVGPLCVRPCTLPPVDYSTTAQMLKLKPGEGYQHLLQVLRMKEAERTKQCSLVERLQDRVSRAQEEISSLQTSLAQRSTHYQNLQTELMDKTNQATTAEKELKRKSARVAALEKQLQEKTSAFSQAALKNTELDNLLQEKTSTLQHYQTLMNKKQREYHQALEKTKLSQSQRCTEQKHKIDMLQLSVDEAHSRVLEIEQELGFLQREKDEAQAAASQLHTSVQQLTQEKQIEARHNEELLRSLKEQAAESATKVCEFQSSLSTCREELTWHHQQMEDMKKSYECELQRSKDQVFSQQEKLHGVTQMAQSGSEQNLQLQLSLQEQQTMLTESTARIAELEESQSQLQQQVSTLEYQLERARVALHDEVKTRREDNVGKDKDLNNVKEKTTQLSEMLNQVTKDAKKYEVELMSKELELQSLRKDVTVKTSQIGLMDKNLQQTRSLLENKNDLVVDLEEKLHRCEADKYNCVQKFQLLEDQLQTVQQELTETLTQLQLLKDVLQRTQTIADERQVEVEKLSIRFSETQRELEERTHEVLDMDCALKERQGELQQRATLLGQLDVAIREHKQEMEIKVKALEQSLQAKEEELRRAQRDLEETKESHQHRLDTLLHELEKAQCNCKALTSQLDAIKLQEKESDGRLCHAEEELAQKETHWQRSEARLQNMVASLEQELDMEREQHNKELDSLQQTRGQLLKVSSHMSSSQEKLTSKLQQKEMELDQSKTHLEDTKMELDRTKAQASHLQTQLEQSQNKLLQIEIQLESSRNLYENVKAQNNQLQMQLEQLSARSKEARDRSAQLQTQLQTQLQTQLDSSQRTIETSSELLLIKESEVTRLQAKISSLERAAKYHNLAAYNPTGSLHPLIPPQEDSSSSHCLPTAAMSPSFTHKTSLPTQTKTSPPSDAGLELLLQSCSNDLSLDLPPSLKATLKEALSQKPRQSSYSNSVDRSWEGLRSTEPPSSCELSFDPLTYMVGDSSSCSERTIMEEGEDEQVGADNPDERMSSLKGMLRFVNQTLANQEDPSLWSSPGSSQSGRSLQMHNREA; via the exons aTGGATAAACAG TCTGGCTTAGCTCATGTCGTCGTCCATGAGATGGAGTCTATTTCTGTGAAGCGAAAAATGGGTTATACACGCCAAGAAAATGCCCGCCTTGCCAAGCAGGATGTTCAGCTCAGCACTGACCTGGATGCTACACCGTATGAACTCCTATCCTCCAGCTCTCAG ggTCACCTGCGATGTTCCACTGGGTGGTCTGTTAACAATGTATCAGTCATGAATAATCAGATTTTGCATCTTGAAACTGAGTTGGACACCAAAGCCAAAGAACTCAA GGCGGCAGAGCTGAGGGCAGAGCGTTGCCAAGAGGAAGCGGCACACAGTGACATCATGATAACAACTCTGACGGAGAAACTCAACAGTCTCAGAGAAGAGCTGGCCAGCAAGGCTGCTCTGGCCAAAAG AGCGGAGCAACAAAGAAACCAAGCACTCGAAAATGCAGAGAAACTCAAAGAAGCTTTCAAAGAGTACAAGGCCACCGTTGGCATTAAATTTCAAAAg GTGATGGAGaatgaaatcaaattaaaagaGAGCCTGGTTGAACGTGATCGAGAAAAAGACGACTTGGAACTAAAGTGTTCGGCGTTGGAGAGGGAAAAAGCGGATCAGAGTCATACAATTAG CCAGCTAAAGGAGGACGTGAGGCAGGCAAAGACTTCTGCCGCTGAGTTTTCAGACCTCCAGGCCCAGTTGGAGGATGCCAGGCGGCGGAGCTCAGACCTCCGGAGTCAGCTGACGGAGCGCAGTGCCGAATGCAGGGAGCTGGTTTCTCTGCGCAAGGAACTGGAAGACCTGCGCACTCTCACCAAAAAACAGGAGGTGTGTCTGGCCCAGAGCCACAGAGCAGCTCAGCAGAGCCAAGCAGAAGCCTCCAGCCTGGAGGCCATATTATCTCTGCTGCATCTCCGAGAG GATGCTGTAGGACCATTGTGTGTCAGGCCCTGCACCCTGCCCCCAGTGGACTATTCAACAACTGCTCAAATGCTGAAGCTGAAACCTG gcGAAGGTTACCAGCATCTATTACAAGTTCTTCGGATGAAGGAGGCCGAGCGGACTAAGCAATGCAGCCTGGTCGAGAGACTTCAGGACCGCGTAAGCCGAGCCCAGGAGGAGATTTCGTCTCTGCAGACCTCCTTGGCCCAAAGATCTACTCACTACCAGAACCTCCAGACGGAGCTGATGGACAAAACCAACCAAGCCACGACTGCAGAGAAAGAA CTAAAGAGGAAGAGCGCTCGAGTTGCTGCGCTGGAAAAACAGTTACAGGAGAAAACGTCCGCTTTCAGTCAGGCTGCATTGAAGAATACCGAGCTAGATAACCTGCTGCAG GAGAAGACCAGCACTCTTCAGCACTACCAAACACtgatgaacaaaaaacaaagagagtACCATCAAGCTTTGGAGAAGACTAAACTATCACAAAGTCAGCGATGCACCGAGCAGAAGCACAAAATAGACATG CTGCAGCTCTCTGTGGACGAAGCTCATTCTCGGGTGTTAGAGATAGAGCAGGAGCTGGGTTTCCTCCAGAGAGAAAAAGATGAGGCGCAGGCTGCGGCTTCACAACTGCACACCTCCGTACAACAACTCACTCAG GAGAAGCAGATTGAAGCGAGACACAATGAGGAGTTACTCCGGAGTTTAAAAGAGCAGGCAGCCGAGTCTGCCACCAAG GTGTGTGAGTTTCAGTCGTCTCTGTCAACCTGCCGAGAGGAGCTGACGTGGCATCATCAGCAGATGGAGGACATGAAAAAGAGCTATGAGTGCGAGCTGCAGAGATCCAAAGACCAG gtGTTTTCACAGCAGGAAAAGCTTCACGGTGTCACTCAGATGGCTCAGAGCGGCAGTGAGCAAAACCTGCAGCTTCAACTTTCTCTGCAGGAGCAGCAGACAATGCTGACTGAGAGCACGGCCCGCATCGCTGAACTGGAGGAGAGCCAGAGTCAGCTGCAGCAACAG GTGTCCACGCTGGAATATCAGCTGGAGCGAGCTCGAGTGGCTCTCCATGATGAGGTGAAGACCAGACGGGAAGACAATGTGGGGAAGGACAAGGACTTAAATAACGTGAAGGAAAAGACCACTCAACTGTCTGAGATGCTCAA CCAAGTGACAAAAGATGCGAAAAAGTACGAAGTGGAGCTTATGTCTAAAGAGTTGGAGCTGCAGAGTCTGCGGAAGGACGTCACCGTCAAGACAAGTCAGATCGGCCTCATGGACAAGAACCTGCAGCAAACGAGGAGCCTGCTTGAAAACAAGAATGACTTGG TCGTAGACCTGGAGGAGAAGCTCCATCGCTGCGAGGCAGACAAGTACAACTGCGTCCAGAAGTTCCAGCTCCTCGAGGACCAGCTGCAGACGGTCCAGCAGGAGCTGACCGAGACTCTGACGCAGCTCCAGTTGCTTAAAGACGTCCTGCAGAGGACCCAAACCATCGCTGACGAGCGGCAAGTGGAGGTTGAAAAACTGAGCATACGTTTTAG CGAGACCCAGAGGGAGTTGGAAGAGAGAACTCATGAGGTTTTAGACATGGACTGTGCACTGAAGGAAAGACAGGGGGAGCTCCAGCAGAGAGCAACACTG CTGGGCCAACTGGATGTGGCCATTCGGGAGCACAAGCAGGAGATGGAGATCAAGGTGAAGGCGCTGGAGCAAAGTCTGCAGGCCAAAGAGGAAGAGCTGAGACGCGCACAGAGGGACCTCGAGGAAACAAAG GAATCCCATCAGCATAGACTTGACACATTACTGCACGAACTTGAGAAAGCCCAGTGTAACTGTAAAGCGCTCACATCACAACTAGATGCCATCAAGCTGCAGGAGAAGGAGTCG GACGGGAGGCTGTGCCATGCAGAGGAGGAGCTGGCTCAGAAGGAGACGCACTGGCAACGGTCCGAGGCCAGGCTGCAGAACATGGTCGCTTCTTTGGAGCAGGAGCTGGATATGGAGCGGGAGCAACACAACAAGGAG CTGGATTCCCTGCAGCAGACCCGGGGTCAGCTCCTCAAAGTGTCCTCGCACATGTCATCCTCGCAGGAGAAGCTCACCTCTAAACTCCAGCAGAAGGAGATGGAGCTGGACCAAAGCAAAACCCATCTGGAAGACACTAAGATGGAGTTGGACCGCACCAAGGCCCAAGCCAGTCATCTCCAGACTCAGTTAGAGCAGAGCCAGAACAAGCTCCTGCAGATCGAGATTCAGCTGGAAAGCAGCCGGAATTTGTACGAGAACGTCAAGGCTCAGAACAATCAACTCCAAATGCAGCTGGAGCAGCTTAGCGCCCGGTCCAAAGAAGCCAGAGACCGCTCTGCTCAGCTCCAGACTCAGCTCCAGACTCAGCTCCAGACTCAGCTTGACTCTTCTCAAAGGACCATTGAGACCTCCAGTGAGTTGCTGCTCATCAAG GAGTCTGAGGTGACTCGTCTCCAAGCCAAGATCTCCAGTCTGGAGCGAGCAGCGAAATATCACAATCTAGCTGCGTACAATCCCACCGGCTCCCTCCATCCGCTCATACCCCCCCAAGAGGACTCCTCGTCCTCTCACTGTCTTCCAACAGCCGCCATGTCTCCATCATTCACTCACAAGACTTCCCTTCCCACCCAAACCAAAACCTCACCCCCATCTGATGCGGGCCTTGAGCTTCTGCTCCAGAGCTGTAGCAACGACCTTTCCCTTGATCTCCCGCCGAGCCTCAAGGCTACGCTCAAGGAGGCGCTGAGCCAGAAGCCACGGCAGTCGTCCTACTCCAACTCGGTAGACCGCAGCTGGGAAGGACTCAGAAGCACTGAGCCGCCATCGAGTTGCGAGCTCTCCTTCGACCCCCTCACCTACATGGTGGGAGACAGCAGTTCCTGCTCGGAGCGTACTATTATGGAGGAGGGAGAGGATGAGCAGGTCGGGGCGGACAACCCGGACGAACGCATGAGCTCATTGAAGGGAATGTTGCGGTTCGTCAATCAGACTTTAGCCAATCAGGAGGATCCGTCCTTGTGGAGCTCCCCGGGATCATCGCAGAGCGGACGCAGCCTCCAG